The genomic region TACATCTTCATATACTGACTGGTACGTGTTTAGAAATATGTAACAACATTTACTATTACAATACAGTAGATGTTCTATATACCAATAAAGAAGCAGCATTTATGTGTTTCAGTCTGTATTTAGAATGCTGTTTATATACACCAAGAAACTGTTCTAACATTTAACTGTTAGAACATAACTGTTCTTACCATGAAGGTAAATGTTACTGTTCCCACTGTATAGCTAAGGAAACTAAGAAATGGAGGAAAACCCACATGCAGGCTTTCATTTAGCTTGTACGGAGAGAATCCAGGATTCCAAGTCAGGCAGTTTTGTCTGTTCTTCCCTGTTTCTGCAGGGTTTGAACATAGCCTCTGAAAAGGAGTTATGTGACCATTCACATTGATTGTTTGTGGGGACCTGTTTTGACTTTGGTTTTCGATCCTAGCCTGCAAGGCATGCTGgcaattttttctttatgtgctcCTTGCACTTGCAGGTTCAGTTAAAATCATTTTAATATATAGTATCCATTGAGAAGGCAGAGTCCTGTTATCCTGCTTCATAAATATACACAATTTACAGAAGTTCTAAATTTATTCACAGAAGTTTACAGTGACTTGAGGGAGATTAAGAAGTTACCAAGTGTAAGATCATTGTTTTAAAAGTCCTTGTAAATGGAGCATGAGGCTGATAAGTCTATCCAGTCAACCAGGCTAAAAATACATAAGTGTTGTCTTGCTCAGGAAAACAGAGCTGCTTCATTCAACAGATATTTTTCATTCACTAACACAAATAAGATTTTCTTACTAATTTTTATCACTGTGGTCAATACAGCTAAGGAATAGTGAGATGAATTCTGTTCTGGCTCATGCATTGCCAGCAGACTTGCAAGTAAATCTAATTATTGGATTTTTGCTATTAGTACTTACATGAAAGCCTGAAAGAATGCATCTGGACTCTGGCTAGACTGTTCGTATAGAACTGGCAGGtagaaaaatcagattatttctcAAGTGAGCAAGTTATGTGAAAGACACTGAAGCGCAGTACAAagctgtttttaaaggaaaacctcTCTTGAATTTTTAGAATAGCTATCAAAGTGTGATTTTGGGGAGAGGGATTATTTATGGCTTACGGTAGTAATGAGACTTGGCTTAAAGAACACTGGAACTTAattactaaaaatattaaataatcaaCCCTGCCATTCCTCAAAATCTGATTCTCTGTGCTTCATTAAAGTGAGTCATAGAATTCTTGTTGACTTTGGCAGTTCAAGATCTTATCTCTTCGCAGTATTCTGTGCATCAGAAGTTTTTGCTTATATAATAATTGTGCTATGTATATGATAATACAGGCTACAGAACAAAAACATGCAATGTTTATAGCCTGTTAAGCACATCATGTATAACTTACTATACACATTGTGTATAACTATGTGCTTAGTAAAGCTCAGCTGCTTCTGCCTGTTGGAATCAGGCATCGGTTACATCTTCATGTTTACTGTGACCATTGTACTTGCTTAAATGCTGTCAATATGCTTAGTGCTGTGCAAAGCACAGAAGTGAAGTTCCTGTCCCTAGgctcaaaaatgtattttctgctgaTTTCTTTCCCTGTCCCTCTTTCCCAAACGTTCTTCTGAAATAGCTTGTAAAAAGCAAGTGCAGTTAAATTACAGAAATCTCACAGTGAGGTGTTGAGAATTGAGTTTAGCAAAACCAAGAATTTTCTAAATGGATTCAAAATCTAAATTAACATTAAAACTCCAGTTTTAAAAGGCATTATTTTTGCTTAAACTATAGTGGTACAGAATAGTAAGAAGCATTGTACAGATGTTCATACCCAAGTGTCTTCATTCTGATTTCCTTAAATTGTCTTCATTCTGATTTCCTTAAATTTGCATACCTTTAAAACTACACAATGTATAAAGACCAGAGAGGGTTGTAAGTGAAGTATGTTACTCATGTTGTGGGACAACAATGCTATCTATCATTAGTTATAGCAGCAAGTAATTTCACTTCAAATTCAGCCTGTTAATTTTTTCCATTCAGGGTGTATTTGGAGCATGTTACTTgtatttcttccttcattttaccTGGGACATCTTTTACcctaattaaaattatttcctacactaattcttgatctttttttctttctttgtatttttgtgaCCTGCTCATCTTCTTGCTTAGCAAATGGAAATTCTAGCAGTAAGTGACGGTTCTTGATTTATCAAATACTTAACCATGCCAGTCACCAAACTGGTCTCCATCTGTCTCGTTCATTTGTGACATAGTGATGTCTTGTCATAGACTATTACAAAAATGCTGTGTGCTTCAATTTTGCATCATCTAACCCATTGAACTGTTGGTCCTTTGTAGATAATAGGATCCTGTAGTTAGTAGAACGTTATAGAGGATTATTCCATTAGCACTAGCTTTTATGTCTGTATGTGAAGCACTATTAACAATGTCAGCACTTTGACTAGTGTTTTAGATGCATAAAAATGGAAGCAAGACAGTGCGTAAGTTAATGCTGCTGTTTCATTTCATTAAGAATGTATCACGTGGTATTTTCAAAAATAGAATCAGAGCTACCTTTTATAAAGGAAACATTATTCTTGCCTCCAAGAATGGAATTATTCTCCTCTTACTCCATCAGGCAGTTGTAAGCTAAGGGCCAGGTTATATACTGTGCttacatatttatattaatgGTTGTGAAAGATTCCATACTTACAGAACACAACTGCTTCTTTTGAATATTAGATCTTgaatttaaaacagtaaaatagCAACTGTAAAATTAAGTGATCTGTGAAACCGTGTCTTGGAACATGACATTTCAAAATGCCTTTTGAATCACTTCACATCCCAGCCCAACCCCCTTCTTGGAAATGTAACTTCGTATTAAAAAGTAAACTTTAAACCTATGTGAGAGAGGGTACCTGTAAATCTAGAACTGAATGaagctttcatctgcttttcattaGCTTCCTGCTACATTAGCTTCTAAATCTTTTTGGCATTTTCTTCAGTAACCAAGTAACTAATTTTGCATACTCTATACTGAAGAAGTTGTCATTTATCGTCTCTTGGATTGGATAGTAGTTGTTTTGCACCTCCTGAATATAATAATGTTGTTTACATTTGTAGGAGCTGGAGTTGTGTCGGAGGCTATACAAGTTGCATTTCCAGTTGCTGCTTCTGTTCCAAGCCTATTGCAAACTCATCAGCCAagtaaaaacaatcaaaaaagaaGCAGAGGTAATGAAAACAATGCTATTTAGCTACTAATTGTTGACATTTTAAAGCCaaaccatttaaaatacattttgataacATTTCCATCAGCAGTACATCTTTTTAGAAACTGAAGGAGGTTACCAGCTGTTTTATAGCCAATTAATAAAAGATTTAAGTAAGAGCTTGCAAGAATTTTCTGAGATGTTCAATTATCTGTGTTGATTTTTGTACAGCTTGAAAGCTCTTAGACAGACAGGAATGCAGGGAGTCCAGTGATGaggatttaaaatatttcagtagcgCTTCTGGTGTATTCTAATCAAGCTACAATCAAGGAACATCAACTCCAATCAACAGAGTTCTGTGATGAAGCCCCTTTCCATCACCCCAGTGTTTCCTGTTGCGAACACCATCACTTGCTACCAGCTGATTTATACAACTGTGTCACTTCAGCCGCCATGCAATTACTCTGCAACCTTAGTCCCCACCCTAAGTTAGCAGTTAGCAATGTGTTCTAGACATCTTATGCCTGATTTTTAGTTGTATTAACTTTAGAAGTAAAATGTCTCCTTCAGCTGTGCACGTGGTACATATGTGATGTTAATTGAGTTAATCTGAATGCATTATGCTACTAATAATGTCTTCTGAAAGTTCTCCACTGGGTCTGTAATGCAATAAGTAGaggtagcaggaaaaaaaatagggcTGGTCTTCACTTGATACAGtagggaggaaaaatgaaaaagcgGAGTGAAAGCCTTTGGGGTTTTAGTAGCTTAGGGAAAAGTGATGCATGTTCCTTGCTTAGATTTCCAGATTTTTGTAGATTGCAAAAAAAGTGAGTTCATTTCTGTCTGAAGAATGTTGTGGAAGCTCAGCATCACACCAGTCCTACTTCTTGCCTAAGTTAGTCAGATGTAGAATCATATTCTCAGAGACGGCCTTGTCTTTTTCTCATACATTGGAGCTAAAGCTGAAGATAGTATTGTATACACTGGCTGCACTACAGTTATTCTGCTGGGTTACCGGTCTTCCagattttttcttcatatttaagtTGTCCTTGTAATAACACAATCGCTGCTATACTTCTCCCCAGTGCTTAATACTTCTTGTCAGTTTAATTGTTATTAAGTGATGTGgggagaaatgtatttttttaaacacattttaaaagaactaaGTAAGGTGGAAACTTAATCAGGGAAAGCCCAGATACCTGACATGCACGCTTGGGCCATTAAATTAACTGCATACTTAAGCAACGGCAGCAAATATTTGGATGTACTTTTTCTGCCTCTCATTTATGATtccaaagaggaggaaaaatgtaaGTCTGATCTGCTGAAAGTTAATTTggctgaaaatgcatttaaactaGAAAAGGTAACTCTCATATATGTTTTAGGTCATAAACATGTCTGAAGAACTTGCTCTTTTGGAGAGCTGTCTGAAAGAGGCTGAGGCTGCGTCTGATAGCGGCATCGAAGAAATTGAAATTGCAGAGGCTTCCCAAGCTAGCACAGAAACAGCTATTCACTCTCTCATTGAAACCCTGAGAAACAAGGAGTTTGTGTCAGCTGTAGCACAGGTCAAGGCTTTCAGGTAAGTGCTTAAGGATTGCTTTTAGACCCAAGGTTGCTAATGGAcctttttcatttaaagataGGGATAGGCACTACTCCAGGGTTTTTTCAGCTCTTGCTAGATGTCCTTTTTGAAAAGGACAAGCACTGTTTCTTCAATACAGCTTGTTCATACacattttgcaatttaaaaagaagcaattcTAGTAGTACTTGTTCTTTAGAATTTATCTCTTAGAAAATGATACTTTTAACTGTTGGGACTCTATGGAAgaatttcttgtgttttcctATGTCTTCCGTTCAAATGTCTCTTTAAAGAACAAGAATACTtaaacatttaaactttttttttttttttaatgtttaaatccAAATTGTGTGTTTACAGATCTATTTGGCCCCACGACATCTTTGGCAGTTCTGAAGATGACCCAGTTCAAACATTGCTGCACATATATTTCCGTCATCAGACGCTTGGTCAAACTGGTAGCTTTGCAGTAGTAGGCTCCAACCAAGATATGTCTGAGGCCAGCTCAAAGCTGATGGAACTTAATCTAGAAATTCGAGAGTCTCTACGCATGGTGCAATCCTATCAGCTTCTAGGGAAAATCAGACCAGGAATAAATCTTGTGAGCACTGGATTCTGAACAGCTGTCATTTAGAAAAGAACTGATGATGAAGATGCTTCAGACTATTATTGAGCACCTTTCATAAAAAAAGCCAACCTCCAGCAATCCTGACAACCAACACAGTTTCATCGCAGCAAGACATTGATTCACCAGAAGTATAAGTCTGAAAACTGAAGTGAACATCTTACTTGACTGCTCTTTCTACACAGTAGCTGTGTGGcagtagtattttttttattaaatttatgtATAAAAACCTACATGAAAGGAAAAGGGCTTAAATGTAATGCATACATGTGCATTATCTTCTGTTGTAACAGAACTATAAATGGTGTTTGCAGCAACAGCCTCTAAAGGTTGAATCAAAATCGCAGGTGGGATGAGGCTAAAATCAAGGCTGGTTCATTTTGGCTGAAGACCTGCAAGGCTTCCTGGCTTTCCAGCAGTGGTAGATATAATCATCAACTAATACCTAATGACACGCTTTGCAAAGTCATGAAGAATGTGCAGTCAAACATGAGTAGAGTGACTTATGACTGCAAAAACCATTGACTTCTCaatgttttatttgctgttgTTGTCTGTAACAAGGAAATTATGTGTGTGAGTTAGAATGTATGGCTATGTGACAGGTGTTTTTTTGAAGGTATGGATGATTGTTAAATGAGGTCTCAGAGCATGCTAAAAGAGCTGCAAGattatttttgaagaaattttattttattagatcTAATCCTCATAGTGTGTAAATGTTAGgacatttaataatattttaaactggGATTTCCCAGtgtttctaaaagaaataatATATCTGTTAACTTTATTGGAATGCTGCTCAGTTCTCTGATCAGTGCTTATGTTACAAATATTGATAACAACTAACCAAAAAGTAGCTGCCTGCAGAgactttaaaatgtatattaaagATATATGCTGCCTATCAGCAATTCTCATTAGAAGTTAACTTATTTTATTCTGTATATATTCTAGAAACTGTATAgtgcaaaaccagtatttttcttgtaaatttgTGCAATGCACTGTTAAGACAGTAGGTGTATAAAGCTatgaggggaaggggggggtctCCCTATCAGTAGTCATATAGATTACTTGCAGTCTGAGTAGTCTGCAGGGTTCAAAGAGTTTGAATGCATGTATATGCATCTTCATGACTCGACTCAAGCCTAAGGAATTGGGactatagagaagaaaaaaaaaagactgactaCCAAAACATGCAAACAGGCAATATACTCATAGTTCAGTGTCAAAGTCTGTAGCATAAAACAAACTGGATTCTGTTGAAACCAATAgccttttgtaaaaaaaaaaacacaaaaaaaaaaaaaaaaacagagaaaaaagaatgtagTCCCATGATTCCTGTGATTTGAAAGGAACAcccagtatttttatatatatatctcttacccactgtgatttttttttttttaatgggctcTAATTCCAGAGTTTAGAATGTAGAATTGAAATTCTTAGCTCTGCCTTTTTGGGGGAATTGGACCCCACTAGAAATGTAATTATGCTGAAATGCATTAATTGAAGGCACTGTGCACGCTGTTGGACTGCTGACAGTAGTTATGTTAACCTAACAAGCTCTGTAACTGGTCAAGGCACATCCAtaatcactgtatttttttccctgtccctgataaaattgaattattttgatGGTTTTTGTGGTACTGTAGATGGTGTTCTTATTTAATAAGTATTTACGAGGGGAAAGTAGTTTTATTTAGTGGTGCATTACACTCTTATTTACATCATCTTTTACcagctttttttgtaaaaataaaagacattgtATCTgtcattttgtgtatttttacaaGCTAGAGTTTAGATACTTCAGCTAAACAGACTAAACACTGACAATAGAGGCCTGGGTGCCCTGAAgtgatgttttttccttttatgtcctGTCAATGCAACAGCATTTGCCTAGGCATCTTCTGAAGTTGTTAAAGGATTTCTCATGCAACTGAAACCTGAATTTATATACATAATTCCTTATGTTATACATGTTCCTCCATTTACAGTGACTAGTGGAAGTTGCCCTGTGGAGGCAGGTACTCATGCTAGTTGACTGTCTTTTTTTGACACTGCTTTAACTTTGTGAAGCTTTTCCAAAATTAATCATTCTCAACTGTCACCCTGTGTTACCTGGTGCCAGGTGTGTGCCAGATCTGAAGCTATGGTAAAGCTGCCTAGAAACAAGCAAAACATCAGGCATCTTCTGTAAGATGCAGCAAATACACACATGTGAGCTAACATGCGCAAAAGAATCTCTTCATGAAAAAGCTGTACAGGGCAAGTTCAAGATATCTCTGAAAAACTGGCAGCACAAAGGCTGTTCCTTTCTGCTTTGCATAATCACATAGGTAATGAGtagctttccttctttctgctgaGTCCAGCAACCATATGCCCATGGCATATGCTGTCAAGGATGCGACAGAGCAGTAAAGTGGAAAAGGATACAGAACTGTACTTCGGCATCAAGCAGTAAAAGCATTGCTTGTATTTATGTAAAAGGAATGACAGGTAGAGCTCCCTGCAGAACTGAGGCATGCTACAGGATGAAAGAAAGCTTGTTTAATATTGCCGCCCACTGCACTCCGCTCCTCAAAACCTTGCAGTAGCTGATGAAAGCAGGGGCAGCTCTTTGCCACTACCTGCCACTTGGAGCCTTTATCCACTGCTTGTTTGGACCAGTTGCTGTTGAAGCACGCTGTACAGTTCAGATTGGCTAGGCCTGTTCTACATCTTACCAAACAGAAGCAACTACTGCTTTGTAGTTAGTGGGGATGGCAACTCTTTAAGTTGTACTAGATTTCACTTTGGGCTATTACTGATAGTAATTGCATAAGCGTCACCATAGTCACAGCAAGCAGTCCTCAAAGCAATGCTTGCAAGGACATCTGTATAAATAGGAAGCACTCGACTGCTTATATTGCTATGAGTTGCTGTATGACTTCGCACTGACATGGCGCAGAGCTTAACTTTGCAAACTCATCACCAAGGTGCACAGACTCTCATCACAGTCTCCCACACTGCAGCCGTCAAGAACAGACTACAGCTGGCTGTTAGAATGGGAAAGGCAAAGGGGGGAAATGCATTGAAGAACATCCTTAGAGAGAAATATGCTTAGAAATAAGGACATCCCAGATCACAGGGGCAACTGCAAGCTGAGGCAGACCATCGGTAGACAGCTGCAATGGGGCCTCAGCTGTGTCTCCCCTCAAGCTGGAGACTTCCCACTGCTCGTTTACTGTACTTACAGGCAAGTACAAGGCACACatccacaacagaaaaaaactgcCCAGCTGCAGTTGTACTTATCAAGTCAAACAGGGCAAGGACAGAACTTACTGTGAAAGTCTGAGTGAGCTGGTAAAGCAAGGgatatttccttttcctgtgaTATAAGGGAAAATGCTTCAGGTAGAAGCACAAAATAAAGCAGTACCCCATTCTGGGGGTGGTAGGTCTACTTGTTCCCAGAACGCCTCATGCTGCTATAATAGTGACTggaacaagaataaaataaaattacttggcAATAAATTGGTGCGGAGGCATTAAGCCTTAGTTACTGCAGCAAGTTCAAGGGGCATGTTAAAATGAAGCGGGAATCTACAGCAAGATGAGTTAAGCCTACAGAATTAACACTCGCTGTCCCTCTAAATGGACATTTGCTGATAAAAGGGACAATGCTTGCCTACCCTGCCATATACTAACTCCCATTTAGAGATGCAAGACCACCTGGAGCCGACTCAGTTACACAGCATGGGCTCAGACTGGTTCCCCATTTAGCCTTTAAGGGTAGTCTCAAGTAGGCTGGGTACAGGTGTAGGTTAAGTTTGTTATAGCCAAGAAAAATTAGTCTTTCCAAATACAAACTACCTCAAGAGTTCTGCAAAAGGCTTTGTGCTTTATTATGGTCAACTTCAAAACTAACATCTTAGCATGCTCAGAAAAGTATGTTTTCCTCCAAGTTTACCTAATGCCCTGGCTACAGGGTAGACTAGTGGTGTGTAGGTTTTACTAGCTTGTGAATCTGCTCAGATGGTGATGCTATAGTCCTGCAGTCAGCTTGTAACTCTGCTGAAGCgtggtgtccctacagaggccaTTACCACTGACAGCACCAACAGGCCTCAGAAAACATCATCTGGAAGTAACCGCACTGGTTCTGCCATTACTACCAACCACTAGAAGTACAATTCCTAGTTGTGAATCCGACCCCAGAAGGGTGCAGGAGTTTGATCCTTCCCTGCTGGCAGACACCTAAACCGTAACTAGATCAAACTCTTCAGGTGTAAACCACTAAGTGCACAGCTCTTGTGCATCATCTGCAGGTACAAGAGGAAGCCAGGCAGATGCAAGTACCGTGCTGCGAGCCTTTGAAGCGTCACTTCTCTCGATAACCTCGTGGAAGTAAAAATGGGCAACGCATTTACCAAGAGACCATAACATCAGTGACTCCCTTCCCCAGCAGTTTGTGAGAACTGTCCCTGAAGACACATGCCAACCACAAGCTTTCTTTGGCTTCAGTCTACAAAACAAGATGCAGACCAGCTGCACTGGAAGTGACCTAGTTGTAAATACAAGATTTCTCAATCATTTTCTAGAGATGAAGAACACGGGCAGGAGACTTTCTACACGTAATAGAAGCATGCACAGTAGGTGAATACTACGAGGTGTTTTGTTGACGAATGATTTTTCTACTACCTACTGTAGATGTCAATTTGATGTTAACTTCAAGCATTTGATTAGTTAAAGGGTAGGAGCAGTGACATCCTTTCCCACCTGAGGTTCTGCAGGGTCCTGAGCCAGCTGCCGCCAAGACCATCACTGATTTACAGAACATTATTTGTAGGCTCTTCCCGTGTGCAAGCTCCAGAAGCTGCAAGATGCACCCTCCGAGCTGGGCACAAACTCACCTGGTCAGTTGAGCGTGCTTTGCAATACTTTTATTTGCATGCTTTCCTAGCTACACCTCACCATGTACCTTCAACAatacccaccaccaccaaaagaaaaaaaaagaaaaaaatctgctttccttGCAGTTTTCTAGAAGAGCCCTAAACCAAACCCAATCCCCCATCCCACTCAGATGATGTATTTGAAACTGAAGGTGCTATCGCAGGAGAGGCGCTTCCCTTTGCACCTCCCACAGAGGTCCTGGCGGTGGGGCCTCTTGGGATCCACGTGGCGCATCTTCACGGGGCAGGTGCACCTCGTCTGCTTGCAGCTCTGGGGGAGAAGGCGGCGGTcggcgggggcggcccggggcagggcagggggtccCTTACCCGGCAGGTTGATCCCTTACCTGGCAGGTGATGTCCTCCACACGGTACGGGTTGTAGGACTTCTGGCAGGTCCGGCAGAACTGCCGGAAATAGACCTGgagggggggtaggggggggaaGGCCGGGGTcagcggggggtggggtggggggggggtggggggcggccggTCCGGTCCGGTTCGATCCGAGCCCACCCTACCTTGTTGGTGCCCTGGACGCACCAGACGTAGGCGCTCTCCCAGCGGATGTTGCAGTCCTTGCAGTGGTAGTAGCCGTACTTCTGCTCCAGGAACTGCCGGGGACAGCCGTTACTCCACGCGGCGGGGGTCTCCCgggccagcccggccccgctcccccctccccgggccggcCCTCACCTGGAAGCGCAGGCGGGTCTTGCCCGCCGCCGGATCCCGCTTctggggggcggccggcggctcTGCCCGCGctgttgccgccgccgccgccttctcgTCGCGGCCCtcctccggccccgccgccggcggctccGGGGTCGCGGCCGGGCGCTGCCCTAGCGGCTGGGCCGGGCGCTGCTCCAGCGGCTGGGCGCCGGCCTCGGGGGGCTTCTCCCAGCTCGCCCGCACGgcggccgcctccgcctcccgcTGCTCCCGCGGCGCGGCCGGCTCCTCCTcgacggccgccgccgccgccgccggctcctccTGCTGCGGGCGCCGCTCCGGCTCCTCCTcgacggccgccgccgccgccggctccttcTGCTGCGGCCGCCGCTCCGGCTCCTCCTcgacggccgccgccgccgccgcctcctcctcctgctgctgcggCCGCCGCTCCGGCTCCTCCAGGAAGGCGGTGAGTCTGCGGGCCGCCACGGGCGAGTAGACGGCGATGGTGCGGGGAAAGCGGACGGCGCGGGTGCTGGTGGTGGcggggctgccctgctcctgctcccgctCCGCCTCTCggggccgcggcccggcgggggggccggggcggcggcgcagCAGCGTGCGGGGCCCCAGGGAGCACTGCACCGAGGCGTCCTGCCGCGGGTTGACCTGGACGCCCACCTCCTTGGTGTTGGCCTTGCGGAGCCGCGGCGTCAGGTTGGGGTTGACCTGGGAGAGGATGGCCTTCAGCTGCGCCCGCTGGTAGTTGTCGAAGTAgtcggcggccgccgccgcctctccgtAGCCCGAGAAgtagccgccgccgccgccccgcggccgccagCCGCCCGCCGACCCCCCCTTGCCCTTGGGCGGCGGGTAGCGGTAGGTGTAGGGGTGGTAGGCGGCGTACAGGTAGCTCTCCATCGCGTCCTCCGCCATGGCGCCGGACCCGGGGTAAcccccggcggggggcggcctTAAATAcccccggggcggggccggggccggggccggggccgggcttcCCCCGCCCCCGAGGGGCGCCGGCCTCGGCGgccccttctccccatccccgCCCGGTGCGGAGCCTCGGGCAGggcatcccccccccacccccacccccagcacagcacccctGGTGAACCAGACAGCGCGGCCCTTAATTGCCCCCGCGGAATTAATCAGGGGGGAACACGGATTTGGTTCAGCTTCGCCATGTATTTGCGGTGAGAACAACGAGCACAATGCTTTTACAGTGGGTGGGAGGCACGGAGATGCTCGCGCGCAAGGTGCTTTGCCCGTCCGTCCGCACTGGCGCCGTGTTGGCTTCGCCTCTGCCAAACGCTCGGCTCCTTCCTCCTACCCACTCCTGCTGCACTCGGGCGGGCAGGAACCTCCTTGCGCGAAGACGTACGGTTACTGGTTTGCGTCGCGGTGATACTTTCTCCTTTGTTGTTGAaatttgtttcatatttatttttgagGAAATACAACTGTCACGGTAATAAACGACACATCACCTTGCACAATGGGAGCGGCTGGAGAAACGATGGAGGCCGGGCAGCTCCGTCTGGGCCGCGGCGAGCACGGCCCCGGCCCGGTTTGCAAGCACAACACGCATCGCTCGTTCCCGGGTGTCGCCTCCTTATCTCGCCTAAAGCGCCGTCTGGGTCGGCTCCATCTGAATGGAGTTGTGCTCCTCCGTGGTCACTGTGCCGTACGAAGTATCGGCCACCTCCTCTTCCTTCAGTTTCTTGTAGGAAATATCCGTGTCTTCCTCTTCACCGAGCGTATCTTGTTTGTAGCTCTCTTTCCCACACATCTTGTATACCAGCACAAAGAGTCCCGCTTCTGCCGACTGAAAAAGCGCGTAAAGCAAGGGAAACATGTACATGCTCCCTATGAGCTCTGGGGGGAAGGTGAGTTTTAGGATGGCGGTGCAGAGCTGGACGTTTTGGCACCCTGTTTCCAAAGACACTGTTCTCCTGCAGTGTGGGGGCATTTTGAAGACGGTGGCTAAGCCGTATCCCAAGGCGTATCCCGCTAGAGGCATCAGCACCGCAATGGCGTAGACAGATGCAGGAATATGTGCTATCAGATCTGGGCCCAGCATGGTCCCAGTCAGGATGAACAGGATCACCAGAGTCACCAAGAGGGACCACAAGGAAATCTGACAACAGATACAGACATTGATAAACAACACGGGGGTTATTAGTTTAAAAGCATAAGCGTAGCAGGTGGAGGCTTGATAGAGAGTCTAAACTGCAAAACATGGTTTCACTGCCCTTTCCGGGTTTGCTCCTGGCTCGGGACCTTGGCGGTGTTTGATCATATCCCAGAAAAGGAGAGGGCTGAGATCGCCGTCCACCACCTTGCTTTGGGGTGACTTGCTGGGAAACTAGAGAGCCAGGGCTTGTGCTTCACTTTTCCTTTAGTAATCAACCTAATTTGTTTGCCTGTTGTTGCTGTGCCTGTGGGTTGGTTTCGCTATCCCTGAGCGCAGCGGGAGTGGGGAAGAGAGCAAGATGCTTGGGAATGCCTCTGCTCCAGGGCCCTGGGGTGT from Accipiter gentilis chromosome 3, bAccGen1.1, whole genome shotgun sequence harbors:
- the ZAR1 gene encoding zygote arrest protein 1, with the protein product MAEDAMESYLYAAYHPYTYRYPPPKGKGGSAGGWRPRGGGGGYFSGYGEAAAAADYFDNYQRAQLKAILSQVNPNLTPRLRKANTKEVGVQVNPRQDASVQCSLGPRTLLRRRPGPPAGPRPREAEREQEQGSPATTSTRAVRFPRTIAVYSPVAARRLTAFLEEPERRPQQQEEAAAVEEEPAAPREQREAEAAAVRASWEKPPEAGAQPLEQRPAQPLGQRPAATPEPPAAGPEEGRDEKAAAAATARAEPPAAPQKRDPAAGKTRLRFQFLEQKYGYYHCKDCNIRWESAYVWCVQGTNKVYFRQFCRTCQKSYNPYRVEDITCQSCKQTRCTCPVKMRHVDPKRPHRQDLCGRCKGKRLSCDSTFSFKYII